The Phragmitibacter flavus genome has a segment encoding these proteins:
- a CDS encoding OmpA family protein — MSIQTYNWGNTRRSSFQVERWTWSMRGWLFVALLLAVLLHWWLFQIFDSYSLNKAATQIMADPRPERIAVNPEVLQDKPAQPVIPDIIAPSEAPPEPETKADFQDIVDMLPDDRALDLTPDVSKVTNFIAPDSVPNATEPAQSPSLAAIADTLTGTNDIASAAEAIKSSALNKAVSEKQLILPGRELDKELEGIDGKLLDRLNKDSMAGNAAAAKVQGFSNLDELINRGNRLNASTDPILMPTDLLFPYGSAELADNARLSLMKLGLLIQRNPNNRFIIEGHTDTFGTDEFNFELSQRRANAVVSWLISSLRLSTDRVQAVGMGKTRTLVGGATPEQQALNRRVEIKVRPLR; from the coding sequence ATGTCCATCCAGACCTATAACTGGGGAAATACCCGTCGCTCGTCCTTTCAAGTGGAGCGCTGGACGTGGAGCATGCGCGGCTGGCTGTTCGTCGCCCTTTTGCTTGCCGTTCTTCTGCACTGGTGGCTGTTCCAGATTTTTGACAGCTACTCGCTCAACAAAGCTGCCACCCAGATCATGGCTGATCCCCGGCCGGAACGGATCGCGGTCAACCCGGAGGTGCTGCAGGACAAGCCCGCCCAGCCAGTCATTCCTGACATCATCGCGCCTTCCGAGGCTCCTCCTGAACCCGAAACCAAGGCCGATTTTCAGGACATTGTCGACATGCTTCCCGATGACCGCGCGCTCGATTTGACGCCTGACGTCAGCAAGGTCACCAATTTTATCGCGCCGGACAGCGTTCCCAACGCCACCGAACCGGCCCAATCTCCTTCGCTCGCCGCGATTGCTGACACGCTCACCGGAACCAACGACATCGCCAGTGCTGCAGAGGCCATCAAAAGCTCGGCGCTCAACAAAGCCGTTTCCGAAAAGCAGCTCATCCTTCCCGGTCGTGAACTCGACAAGGAACTGGAGGGCATTGATGGCAAGCTGCTCGACCGCCTCAACAAAGACAGCATGGCCGGTAACGCCGCCGCCGCGAAGGTCCAGGGCTTCAGCAACCTTGATGAGCTCATCAACCGTGGCAACAGGCTCAACGCCAGCACCGATCCGATCCTCATGCCCACCGATTTGCTGTTTCCCTATGGCAGCGCCGAGCTGGCCGACAATGCCCGCCTCAGCCTGATGAAGCTTGGTCTGCTTATTCAGCGCAATCCGAACAACCGATTCATCATCGAAGGCCACACCGACACGTTTGGCACCGACGAGTTCAACTTCGAACTCAGCCAGCGCCGGGCGAATGCGGTGGTCAGCTGGCTCATTTCCTCCCTCCGACTCAGCACCGATCGTGTTCAGGCCGTGGGCATGGGCAAAACTCGCACGCTTGTCGGTGGCGCGACCCCTGAACAGCAGGCCCTCAACCGCCGCGTGGAAATTAAAGTCCGTCCTTTGCGTTAA